From the genome of Solidesulfovibrio carbinolicus, one region includes:
- a CDS encoding lytic transglycosylase domain-containing protein, whose product MRHILALLLGAFLLLTAPSVARAFALYGYEDDYGLIHLSEEPRDANYVLIYEGPSDPKLGFAAIKKRIHDQGAVSKDRKDGWILEATRAYRRLGLAPLGPSGYPAVIESGPLIDLVRDKSRASGLDPELLYAVIEQESRFTACAVSPKGAAGLMQLMPDTQSHFGVADPFNPERNVTAGATFLRQLIARFGDLRLALAAYNAGPETVARCGGVPNIPETLTYVDRIMNRYAMLRESHPGLTKKGAVGGGEKKTKKNASGGRGPEAPGPPS is encoded by the coding sequence ATGCGACACATCCTGGCCCTGCTGCTCGGGGCCTTTCTCCTCCTGACGGCCCCGTCCGTCGCCCGCGCCTTTGCCCTCTACGGGTATGAGGACGACTACGGGCTTATTCACCTGAGCGAAGAACCCCGCGACGCCAACTACGTCCTCATCTACGAAGGGCCCAGCGACCCCAAGCTCGGTTTCGCGGCCATCAAAAAGCGCATCCACGACCAGGGCGCGGTATCCAAGGACCGCAAGGACGGCTGGATTCTCGAAGCCACCCGGGCCTATCGCCGCCTGGGCCTGGCCCCGCTGGGGCCGTCGGGCTATCCGGCGGTCATCGAATCCGGGCCGCTTATCGATCTCGTGCGGGACAAAAGCCGGGCCAGCGGCCTGGACCCGGAACTGCTCTACGCCGTCATCGAACAGGAATCGCGCTTTACCGCTTGCGCCGTGTCGCCCAAGGGCGCGGCCGGGCTCATGCAGCTCATGCCCGACACCCAAAGCCACTTCGGCGTGGCCGACCCCTTCAATCCCGAACGCAACGTCACCGCCGGCGCGACCTTCCTGCGCCAGCTCATCGCCCGCTTCGGCGATCTGCGATTGGCCCTGGCCGCCTACAACGCCGGCCCCGAAACCGTGGCCCGCTGCGGCGGCGTCCCCAACATCCCCGAGACCCTGACCTACGTTGACCGCATCATGAACCGCTACGCCATGCTGCGCGAAAGCCACCCCGGGCTTACGAAAAAGGGAGCGGTCGGGGGAGGCGAGAAGAAGACCAAAAAGAATGCCTCCGGCGGCCGGGGGCCTGAGGCCCCCGGCCCCCCCAGCTGA
- a CDS encoding HlyD family secretion protein, with protein MLQRAIILAVAAVMILGGALWLRSNTRPRNASGVQAAAPAKQAPAPETAASKAALAGPAWVAAPGKVEPVSEEMRLGFDIAGKLAEVSAEEGDRVRQGQILARLAADEYAARIDAAEQVLAAKEAALAKVLAGSRDMERKEARAAVEEARAVSEQAKLENERRRRLLSKEVLSQEEADRAEREYKVAGQRLDAARQRFHLVDDPSREEDVKKAMAEAAEARSRLAEAQALAAKTVIRSPIDGVVLRKHRRAGEMVSVSFDTPVVTVGDVSRLRVRADVDERDIARIAPGQKAVLMAEAYGDKRFSGVVIRVAGILGKKNIRTDEPAEKNDTRILETLIDVTPPAELPVGLRLDVFIITAPDGEASLPAYTP; from the coding sequence ATGCTGCAACGCGCCATCATCCTGGCCGTGGCCGCCGTCATGATCCTCGGCGGCGCGCTGTGGCTGCGCTCCAACACCCGCCCCCGAAACGCGTCCGGGGTGCAGGCGGCCGCGCCGGCCAAGCAGGCCCCCGCCCCGGAAACGGCCGCGTCCAAAGCGGCCCTGGCCGGTCCGGCCTGGGTGGCCGCGCCGGGCAAGGTGGAACCGGTGTCCGAGGAAATGCGCCTGGGCTTCGACATCGCCGGCAAGCTGGCCGAGGTCTCGGCCGAAGAGGGCGACCGGGTGCGCCAGGGGCAGATATTGGCCCGCCTGGCCGCCGACGAATACGCCGCCCGCATCGACGCCGCCGAGCAGGTGCTCGCCGCCAAGGAGGCCGCCCTGGCCAAGGTGCTGGCCGGCTCCCGGGACATGGAGCGCAAGGAGGCCCGGGCGGCCGTGGAAGAGGCCCGGGCCGTGTCCGAGCAGGCCAAGCTCGAAAATGAGCGCCGGCGGCGGCTTTTGAGCAAGGAAGTGCTGTCCCAGGAGGAAGCCGACCGGGCCGAGCGGGAATACAAGGTGGCCGGCCAGCGCCTGGACGCCGCCCGGCAGCGGTTTCATCTGGTGGACGACCCGTCCCGTGAGGAAGACGTGAAAAAGGCCATGGCCGAGGCGGCCGAGGCCCGCTCACGCTTGGCCGAGGCCCAAGCCCTGGCTGCCAAGACCGTCATCCGGTCGCCCATCGACGGCGTGGTGCTGCGCAAGCACCGCCGGGCCGGCGAGATGGTGTCGGTGTCCTTTGACACGCCGGTGGTGACCGTGGGCGACGTCAGCCGACTACGGGTGCGGGCCGACGTGGACGAGCGCGACATCGCCCGCATCGCCCCGGGGCAAAAGGCCGTGCTCATGGCCGAGGCCTACGGCGACAAGCGCTTTTCCGGCGTGGTCATCCGGGTGGCCGGCATCCTGGGCAAGAAAAACATCCGCACCGACGAGCCGGCCGAGAAAAACGACACCCGCATCCTGGAAACCCTCATCGACGTGACGCCGCCGGCCGAGCTGCCGGTGGGACTGCGCCTGGACGTGTTCATCATCACCGCCCCGGACGGCGAAGCCAGCCTGCCGGCCTACACGCCGTAG
- a CDS encoding ABC transporter ATP-binding protein — MAAAKTLLAARGVAKTFRLGKVEVPALGGVDMTVGAGEVVLLMGPSGSGKTTLLSILGCILSPSAGSVAVLGRDTAGLPEAELAKVRLAHFGFIFQGYNLFPTLKAEENVRVALDLRGVQGADAVERSRQALDAVGLGDKFRMLPRDLSGGQKQRVAIARALVAEPDILLADEPTAALDSETGKAVIAILRELAVTHGRSVVIVTHDPRIAAFADRVIRIEDGRIVGQGQEVS, encoded by the coding sequence ATGGCCGCCGCCAAGACATTGCTTGCCGCCAGGGGCGTGGCCAAGACCTTCCGCCTGGGCAAGGTGGAGGTGCCGGCCCTGGGCGGCGTGGACATGACCGTGGGGGCTGGCGAAGTCGTGCTCCTCATGGGGCCGTCGGGCAGCGGCAAGACCACGCTGCTCTCCATCCTCGGCTGCATCCTGTCCCCCAGCGCCGGCAGCGTGGCCGTCTTGGGCCGAGACACGGCCGGTCTGCCCGAGGCCGAACTGGCCAAGGTGCGCCTGGCCCACTTCGGCTTCATTTTTCAGGGTTACAACCTGTTTCCCACGCTTAAGGCCGAGGAGAACGTCCGGGTGGCCCTGGACCTGCGCGGCGTCCAGGGGGCCGACGCCGTGGAACGCTCCCGGCAGGCCCTTGACGCCGTGGGCCTTGGCGACAAATTCCGCATGCTCCCCCGCGATTTGAGCGGCGGCCAGAAACAGCGCGTGGCCATTGCCCGGGCGCTGGTGGCCGAACCCGATATCCTGCTTGCCGACGAGCCCACCGCCGCCCTGGATTCCGAGACCGGCAAGGCGGTCATCGCCATCCTGCGGGAACTGGCCGTCACCCACGGCCGTTCGGTGGTCATCGTCACCCACGATCCCCGCATCGCCGCTTTCGCCGACCGGGTGATCCGCATCGAGGACGGCCGCATCGTCGGCCAGGGACAGGAGGTCTCGTAA
- a CDS encoding FtsX-like permease family protein, giving the protein MIIRIALRNLLHDRVRLAVTLTGVVFAVVLIAVQGGLFVGFTRATSCVIENTEAEIWVASRGVRNFDVTHPLPDHKFHQILGVPGVGRAERFIVRFANWKKPAGGQESVEIIGFDPGSGLGRPWIVTAGSEAALLLPDAVAVDEIYLAKLGVKGLGDRAEINDRRARVVALTRGIRSFTTSPYIFTSYENGLKYASLGRSQSAYVLVRPAPGVTAQALRDAIAAGVADVDVFTREEFARKTQHYWMFTTGAGMALLIAASLGLVVGGVVVAQTLYATTVDHLPEFGTLRAMGAPGGYIHRIIVAQAVAAALVGYGFGIVISYFLVGLAERGGASIVLPPGMAVGLFFLTVVMCVTAGLVSIRKVTSIDPAMVFRGA; this is encoded by the coding sequence ATGATCATCCGCATCGCCCTGCGAAACCTCCTGCACGACCGGGTGCGACTGGCCGTCACGCTGACCGGCGTGGTCTTCGCCGTGGTGCTCATCGCCGTCCAGGGCGGGCTTTTTGTCGGCTTTACGCGCGCCACCTCCTGCGTCATCGAGAATACCGAGGCCGAAATCTGGGTCGCCTCGCGCGGGGTGCGCAATTTCGACGTCACCCACCCCTTGCCCGACCACAAGTTTCACCAGATCCTCGGCGTGCCCGGCGTGGGCCGGGCCGAGCGCTTCATCGTGCGCTTCGCCAACTGGAAAAAGCCGGCCGGCGGCCAGGAATCGGTGGAAATCATCGGCTTTGACCCGGGCTCGGGCCTGGGGCGACCGTGGATCGTCACGGCCGGTTCGGAAGCGGCCCTGCTGCTGCCCGACGCCGTGGCCGTGGACGAAATCTATCTGGCCAAGCTCGGGGTCAAGGGACTGGGCGACCGGGCCGAGATCAACGACCGCCGGGCCAGGGTGGTGGCGCTGACCCGCGGCATCCGGTCGTTCACCACCTCGCCCTACATCTTCACGTCCTACGAAAACGGCCTCAAGTACGCGAGCCTGGGCCGCAGCCAGAGCGCCTACGTGCTGGTGCGCCCGGCCCCGGGCGTTACGGCCCAGGCCCTGCGCGACGCCATCGCCGCCGGCGTGGCCGATGTCGATGTCTTCACCCGCGAGGAGTTCGCCCGCAAGACCCAGCACTACTGGATGTTCACCACCGGAGCCGGCATGGCGCTTCTCATCGCCGCCTCCCTGGGGCTGGTGGTCGGCGGCGTGGTGGTGGCCCAGACGCTCTACGCCACCACCGTGGACCATCTGCCGGAATTCGGCACCTTGCGGGCCATGGGCGCGCCCGGGGGCTACATCCACCGCATCATCGTGGCCCAGGCCGTGGCCGCCGCCCTGGTGGGCTACGGCTTTGGCATTGTCATCAGCTATTTTCTGGTCGGTCTGGCCGAGCGCGGCGGGGCGTCCATCGTGCTGCCCCCGGGCATGGCCGTGGGGCTGTTTTTCCTTACCGTCGTCATGTGCGTGACGGCCGGGCTGGTCTCCATCCGCAAGGTGACGAGCATCGACCCGGCCATGGTCTTCCGGGGAGCCTGA